A part of Vulcanisaeta moutnovskia 768-28 genomic DNA contains:
- the mvk gene encoding mevalonate kinase produces the protein MITIRAPGKVILYGEHAVVYGEPALAMAINKYLYVTARARDDNKININARDLRLAGISVTISEGGDVVAKTDYGAVISALSYVKRAIELAMEYLDKKVGIDLEIRSEMPVGAGLGTSAAVAVATILAYAKELGYDIDKRELSRLAWQVEKDVQGSASPTDTTMATFGGIMYIKPEGNNTVMEPVKPGANVPLIIGYVPRISTTKDLVAMVRRKYEIMRNIIEPIIKSIGLITKKGREALEMGDLELMGTLMNINHGLLDALGVSTRQLNDMVYAARHAGALGSKLTGAGGGGCMIALSDRIEVEKAIELTGGSVLRAGLDTNGATIVSND, from the coding sequence ATGATTACCATCAGAGCACCAGGTAAGGTAATATTGTATGGAGAACATGCGGTGGTTTATGGCGAGCCAGCCCTGGCAATGGCTATAAATAAGTACTTATACGTAACTGCAAGGGCTAGAGATGATAATAAGATAAACATAAATGCAAGGGATCTAAGATTGGCAGGTATTTCAGTAACAATTAGTGAGGGTGGCGACGTTGTTGCTAAGACAGATTATGGGGCTGTTATTTCCGCATTAAGTTATGTTAAGAGAGCCATTGAATTAGCCATGGAGTACTTAGATAAGAAAGTGGGTATTGACTTAGAAATACGGTCAGAAATGCCCGTAGGCGCTGGTTTAGGCACATCAGCTGCTGTGGCTGTTGCAACAATATTGGCATACGCTAAAGAACTAGGTTATGATATTGATAAACGTGAATTATCGCGATTGGCTTGGCAAGTCGAAAAAGATGTCCAGGGTTCCGCAAGCCCCACAGACACCACCATGGCCACCTTTGGCGGGATCATGTACATAAAACCCGAGGGTAATAATACGGTGATGGAGCCCGTAAAACCTGGGGCTAATGTTCCATTGATTATTGGTTATGTACCAAGAATTAGTACTACCAAGGATTTGGTTGCTATGGTTAGGAGAAAGTATGAGATTATGAGAAACATTATTGAACCTATAATAAAATCGATAGGCTTAATCACCAAGAAGGGCAGGGAAGCCCTGGAGATGGGTGATCTAGAATTAATGGGCACTTTAATGAATATTAATCACGGGTTATTAGATGCCCTGGGTGTATCGACTAGGCAACTGAACGATATGGTCTACGCAGCGAGACATGCAGGAGCCCTTGGCTCTAAATTAACTGGTGCAGGTGGTGGTGGATGCATGATTGCCTTATCTGATAGGATCGAGGTTGAGAAGGCTATAGAGCTTACCGGCGGCTCCGTGTTAAGGGCTGGTTTAGATACTAATGGCGCCACGATTGTTAGTAATGATTAA
- a CDS encoding transcription elongation factor NusA, with protein sequence MKIPFCTFCVKTRVFCQKCQSLLDSGEYSMLDVDVSDALLNIATGKMDEILKNVEYVKSYEVGDLVIVVLKGVKTLPRSIVQQIEHDIERTLNKRVKVVEKGVNVNELATQLASPARILTVSTSWLPDGTTETVVRITKNELRRLPFRPSELAKVLSQISGTNIRVEITK encoded by the coding sequence ATGAAAATACCGTTTTGTACATTCTGCGTTAAGACTAGGGTGTTCTGCCAGAAGTGCCAATCTTTGCTTGATAGTGGGGAATATTCTATGCTTGATGTTGATGTCAGCGATGCATTGCTAAACATAGCCACCGGCAAGATGGATGAGATTTTGAAGAATGTTGAGTATGTTAAGTCCTATGAAGTTGGTGATTTGGTAATTGTAGTACTTAAGGGTGTAAAGACGCTTCCTCGGTCTATAGTGCAGCAGATTGAACATGATATTGAGAGGACATTGAATAAGAGAGTTAAGGTTGTTGAGAAGGGTGTTAATGTGAATGAATTAGCTACGCAATTGGCATCGCCCGCCCGAATACTCACTGTATCAACGTCCTGGCTGCCTGATGGTACCACAGAAACTGTTGTCAGGATAACTAAGAACGAGCTTAGGAGATTGCCATTTAGACCGAGTGAGTTGGCTAAGGTTCTTAGTCAGATTAGTGGTACAAATATAAGGGTTGAGATTACTAAGTGA
- a CDS encoding 4Fe-4S ferredoxin, with protein MHDVRGSIMRITDALRNSFNDVLITGSYLINKVFSIKTSPENTINEAEALSGMFRDVAVLIDDIGFLNSLGSLGVAKVRGSLTVFVYDIHDVRPFCNLMNLPCLEPWDQESLSKAIKESRDYSEAFELPYVVRLGPWLSIGESVSGIGVRHREPTFNKNWGETMRWGLNRLLDGVRRDMPEEVRVRSRDNITIINKGDGVLVSGSAWPFIKDHIDRVSNYSIVLSLYVNPLPKNSINAKYVVDPGDYLVRELSVNKLMSEDIDKWYNDLINNIIQQFFFREPGDPLMIIEWLFSKYRRQGEVPIIAIDPAYAHLIDIEGLTPSYDMLPTFFEPRSFDQIIDIVINPLMAVLAFLKSGYNYGRLIAVANPCTLMNQEKIIREIIDIKNEYLIIIPLIKDECKDAINVLSQIGVNYKVINYDPSTPLASLSGLLSIINSRGIVIVNIITNSMGKYMFKIDDEYCDNCGDCLRIKCPAIQLSRKPIIDTKICIGCGICQLVCSRGAIVKIP; from the coding sequence GTGCATGATGTGAGAGGCAGTATCATGAGAATTACGGATGCATTAAGGAATTCATTCAATGACGTACTGATAACAGGCTCTTACTTAATAAATAAGGTATTTAGTATTAAAACAAGTCCTGAGAACACGATTAATGAAGCCGAGGCTCTCTCAGGCATGTTTAGAGATGTAGCAGTGTTAATTGATGATATTGGCTTCCTAAACTCCCTAGGCTCCCTAGGTGTTGCTAAGGTTAGGGGCTCACTTACAGTATTCGTTTATGACATTCATGACGTGAGACCATTCTGTAATTTAATGAACTTGCCATGTCTAGAGCCCTGGGATCAAGAGAGCCTAAGTAAGGCTATTAAGGAGAGCCGAGACTATAGTGAAGCTTTTGAATTGCCGTATGTTGTGAGACTAGGGCCTTGGTTAAGTATAGGTGAGAGTGTTAGTGGCATTGGTGTTAGGCATAGAGAACCTACGTTCAATAAGAATTGGGGTGAGACTATGCGTTGGGGTCTTAATCGATTATTGGATGGTGTCCGTAGAGACATGCCTGAGGAGGTTAGGGTTAGGTCCCGTGATAACATTACTATCATTAATAAAGGCGATGGTGTACTTGTTTCGGGTTCTGCATGGCCGTTCATTAAGGACCATATTGATAGAGTCAGTAATTACTCAATAGTACTGTCATTATACGTAAATCCACTGCCTAAGAATTCAATTAATGCTAAGTATGTGGTTGATCCTGGTGATTACCTAGTGAGAGAATTGAGCGTTAATAAGCTTATGAGCGAAGATATCGATAAGTGGTATAATGATTTAATCAATAATATAATCCAGCAATTCTTTTTTCGAGAACCAGGAGACCCATTAATGATCATTGAATGGCTCTTTTCAAAATATAGGAGGCAGGGTGAGGTACCGATCATTGCAATTGATCCAGCATATGCACATTTAATTGATATTGAGGGATTAACACCGAGCTATGACATGCTTCCCACATTCTTTGAACCAAGAAGTTTTGATCAAATAATCGATATCGTGATAAACCCATTAATGGCAGTTCTAGCATTTCTAAAGTCTGGGTATAACTATGGTAGGCTAATAGCTGTGGCTAATCCATGCACATTGATGAACCAGGAAAAAATTATACGGGAAATCATCGACATTAAGAATGAATACCTCATTATAATTCCGTTGATTAAGGATGAATGTAAGGACGCTATTAATGTTCTTTCCCAGATAGGCGTTAATTACAAGGTCATAAACTATGACCCAAGTACTCCCTTAGCCTCGTTATCAGGTCTTTTAAGCATAATTAATTCACGGGGTATAGTCATTGTAAATATCATAACTAATTCCATGGGTAAATACATGTTTAAGATTGATGATGAGTATTGCGATAACTGTGGTGATTGTTTACGAATTAAATGCCCTGCAATTCAATTAAGTAGGAAGCCAATAATTGATACTAAGATATGTATTGGCTGTGGCATTTGCCAGTTGGTATGTTCGAGAGGTGCTATAGTCAAGATTCCATGA
- a CDS encoding ABC transporter ATP-binding protein, translated as MNDAIIALNLRKKFVSYERIGFIRRRKIIVEALKGVSFNVKWGEVYGLLGPNGAGKTTTVKILATLLIPDDGYAMINGHDVVKEANIVRSIIGLILYPDKGFYSRLSGYENLVYFGKLYGLSKSMVETRARELMRLVGLENAMNRPYEEYSLGMRARLAIARALIHDPPVLFLDEPTIGLDPISAREVRELVRKLRNEGKAILFTSHNLWEVEEICDRVGIINNGKMIIEGSPRDIKDMLGLKYTIEIETQINGRVEIIREETTNPIDTLRKIINEAESRGLRIGKVRINEPSLEEAFVRVVENEGK; from the coding sequence GTGAATGATGCAATAATAGCCTTAAATCTCAGGAAGAAATTCGTTAGTTATGAGCGTATTGGCTTCATAAGAAGGAGAAAAATCATAGTTGAAGCGCTGAAGGGCGTGTCCTTCAATGTTAAGTGGGGTGAGGTATATGGGTTACTGGGGCCAAATGGAGCGGGTAAGACAACAACCGTCAAGATACTGGCCACCCTATTAATTCCTGATGATGGTTATGCCATGATTAATGGGCATGATGTAGTTAAGGAAGCAAACATTGTTAGGAGCATTATAGGCTTGATTCTTTACCCAGACAAGGGCTTTTACTCAAGACTTAGTGGGTATGAAAACCTCGTCTACTTTGGTAAGCTCTATGGGTTAAGTAAATCCATGGTCGAGACAAGGGCTAGGGAGTTAATGAGACTCGTTGGCCTTGAGAATGCAATGAATAGGCCCTATGAGGAGTACTCACTTGGTATGAGGGCTAGATTGGCCATAGCTAGGGCGTTAATTCATGATCCGCCTGTGTTATTTCTCGATGAGCCAACCATTGGTTTAGACCCAATCTCTGCGAGGGAGGTAAGGGAATTGGTAAGGAAACTAAGAAACGAGGGCAAGGCGATACTCTTCACAAGCCATAACCTTTGGGAGGTGGAGGAGATTTGCGATAGAGTTGGTATAATAAATAATGGGAAAATGATCATTGAAGGATCACCAAGGGATATCAAGGATATGCTTGGATTAAAATACACAATTGAGATCGAGACTCAGATTAATGGACGTGTAGAAATCATACGTGAAGAAACTACGAATCCTATTGATACACTTCGTAAAATAATAAATGAAGCTGAATCAAGGGGCTTAAGAATAGGTAAGGTAAGGATTAATGAACCATCGTTAGAGGAAGCTTTTGTCAGGGTGGTTGAGAATGAAGGTAAGTAG
- the aspS gene encoding aspartate--tRNA(Asn) ligase: MGPLRKTHWTKDLTPELDGKEVILTGWVWDIRDLGNIKFILIRDREGFIQLTIKRGVAPDSVWSMIPSLNREDAIAVKGVVRASKIVKAGIEVFPSEIQVIAKSKALPIDIWGSVETDLDTRLKFRSIDLKRPFNLLIFRVESETVRAIRETLYGRDFIEVFTPKIIVTSTEGGAELFTVQYFERIAYLAQSPQLYKEELTASLERIFEIAPAYRAEKHNTNYHLNEFISVDIEEAFADYMDVMEILEDVIVNVYDRVSRLYGNELAKYGIEVKVPKRPFRKITYDEALDILSKRGLRINWGEDVPKNGMEILSEEIVEPFFIIHFPTDLRAFYTKPLDSDPKISESFDLVIDGLEIASGSSRIHIKEQLMDALKKKGLNPESFENHLMIYDYGMPPHAGWGMGLYRLLMVLLKRSNIREVVLYPRDRYRLEP; the protein is encoded by the coding sequence GTGGGTCCTTTAAGAAAAACTCACTGGACTAAAGACTTAACGCCTGAACTGGATGGTAAGGAGGTCATACTGACTGGTTGGGTTTGGGACATTAGAGATCTCGGTAATATAAAATTCATATTAATTAGGGATAGGGAGGGCTTTATTCAATTAACAATAAAGAGGGGTGTTGCTCCAGATAGTGTTTGGTCAATGATACCATCATTAAATAGGGAGGATGCTATAGCGGTTAAGGGCGTTGTTAGAGCGAGTAAGATAGTTAAGGCTGGTATTGAGGTTTTTCCAAGTGAAATACAGGTTATTGCTAAGTCGAAAGCCTTGCCCATAGATATATGGGGTTCCGTGGAGACTGATCTAGATACTCGATTAAAGTTCAGGTCAATAGATCTTAAGAGGCCATTTAATTTGTTAATATTTAGGGTAGAAAGTGAAACTGTTCGTGCCATTCGAGAGACGCTGTATGGCCGTGATTTCATAGAGGTGTTTACGCCGAAAATAATCGTAACAAGCACTGAGGGAGGCGCTGAATTATTCACTGTACAGTATTTTGAGAGGATTGCCTATTTAGCCCAGAGTCCGCAGCTTTATAAGGAGGAATTGACAGCGAGCCTTGAGAGGATATTTGAGATAGCACCTGCATATAGGGCTGAAAAGCATAATACTAATTATCATCTTAATGAGTTCATATCCGTAGACATTGAGGAGGCCTTTGCCGATTATATGGATGTTATGGAGATTCTCGAGGATGTAATTGTTAATGTTTATGATAGAGTCAGTAGGTTATATGGTAATGAGCTAGCTAAATATGGAATAGAGGTTAAGGTCCCAAAGAGACCATTTAGGAAGATTACATACGATGAAGCGTTGGATATACTAAGTAAGAGAGGTTTAAGGATTAATTGGGGTGAAGATGTGCCGAAAAATGGCATGGAGATCCTAAGCGAAGAGATCGTAGAACCATTCTTTATAATACACTTCCCAACGGACTTAAGGGCTTTCTATACAAAGCCTCTTGACTCGGATCCCAAGATAAGTGAATCATTTGATCTAGTAATAGATGGTTTGGAAATAGCATCGGGAAGCAGTAGAATTCACATTAAGGAGCAATTAATGGATGCATTAAAGAAGAAAGGTCTTAATCCGGAGAGTTTCGAGAATCACTTAATGATTTACGACTATGGCATGCCACCACATGCAGGATGGGGTATGGGGCTTTATAGATTATTAATGGTGTTATTAAAGAGGAGTAATATTCGAGAAGTCGTACTCTATCCAAGGGATAGATATAGGCTCGAGCCGTAG
- a CDS encoding PINc/VapC family ATPase, producing the protein MQVSTIYIPDTSVFLDGSLKEAILRGNIRGRLLIHTEVIRRFENEARAGGALGWLGIRELNYIMDSINKLGLEDVKVEYVSIFPKSISRPDQHSVDEIVRELARELGAILVTSDEMNFEISRAMGIETLFIGQHKDRLEIERFFDNDTMSVHLKEGSIPYAKKGRPGNWQLVPLGNEPLGREYLERVVRELISASLMADSNTRVEIRRENSLIIQHGEYRIVIALPPVSDGIEITAVKPLIKRKLEEYALHPRVLDRLSKQAEGILIAGPPGAGKTTFAQALAEYYMSLGKVVKTVESPRDMILPNEITQISKTYASSEEVHDLLLLSRPDFTIFDEMRDTADFQLYIDLRLAGVGMVGVVHATSPIDAIQRFIGRTELGMLPSIIDTVLFMKDGEVQKVYSLELTVKVPEGMSEEDLARPVVIVKDFINDVVEYEIYVFGEEIFVTPITKSRRVGQAVGDKRLISRIVRVLRKYVPPEEISIIKGDDGSVIIQVPDAYIGAVISKGLPKLENIRRKFNVQLKVRPKEQ; encoded by the coding sequence ATGCAGGTAAGCACTATTTACATACCTGATACATCAGTGTTTTTGGATGGTAGTTTAAAGGAGGCAATATTAAGGGGCAATATTAGGGGTAGGTTACTAATACATACCGAAGTCATTAGAAGGTTTGAGAATGAAGCTAGAGCTGGAGGTGCATTGGGATGGTTAGGTATTAGGGAATTGAATTATATAATGGATTCAATAAATAAACTTGGCCTTGAGGATGTAAAGGTAGAGTATGTATCAATATTTCCTAAGTCGATTTCAAGGCCGGATCAGCATTCTGTTGATGAAATCGTTAGAGAATTAGCTAGAGAATTAGGTGCAATTTTAGTAACTAGTGATGAGATGAACTTTGAGATCTCGCGAGCAATGGGCATTGAGACGTTGTTCATAGGTCAGCATAAGGATAGATTAGAGATAGAGAGGTTCTTCGATAATGATACTATGTCTGTGCATCTAAAGGAGGGTTCAATACCCTATGCCAAGAAGGGTAGGCCGGGAAATTGGCAATTAGTGCCTCTTGGTAATGAACCACTCGGTAGGGAGTACCTTGAGAGAGTAGTTAGGGAGTTGATATCAGCATCGTTAATGGCCGATAGTAATACTAGAGTTGAGATTAGGAGGGAGAATTCATTAATAATACAACATGGTGAGTATAGGATTGTCATTGCGCTACCCCCTGTATCTGACGGCATTGAGATAACTGCCGTAAAACCATTAATTAAGAGAAAACTTGAGGAATACGCACTTCATCCAAGGGTTCTTGACAGGTTGAGCAAACAAGCCGAGGGAATATTAATAGCCGGTCCACCTGGCGCAGGTAAGACAACCTTCGCTCAAGCATTAGCTGAGTATTACATGAGCCTTGGTAAGGTAGTTAAGACAGTTGAATCCCCAAGAGACATGATACTGCCTAATGAGATAACGCAAATATCAAAAACCTATGCCTCATCTGAGGAAGTTCATGATTTATTATTACTATCTAGGCCTGATTTCACAATATTTGATGAAATGAGGGATACGGCTGACTTTCAATTATACATAGACCTTAGACTCGCCGGTGTCGGTATGGTTGGTGTTGTACATGCAACAAGTCCCATTGATGCCATACAGAGGTTCATAGGTAGGACAGAGCTTGGCATGCTTCCATCGATAATAGACACGGTATTGTTTATGAAGGACGGTGAGGTTCAGAAGGTCTATAGCCTTGAACTCACCGTTAAGGTTCCTGAGGGTATGAGCGAGGAAGATTTAGCAAGACCTGTGGTTATTGTTAAGGACTTCATAAATGATGTTGTCGAGTATGAGATCTATGTATTTGGTGAGGAGATTTTTGTAACACCAATTACTAAGTCACGTAGAGTAGGCCAGGCAGTTGGTGATAAGAGATTGATTAGTAGAATTGTTAGGGTTTTGAGGAAGTACGTACCTCCTGAGGAAATATCAATAATTAAGGGCGATGATGGTTCAGTGATTATCCAAGTCCCCGATGCATACATAGGCGCTGTTATTTCTAAGGGTCTACCTAAGCTTGAGAATATTAGGAGAAAGTTCAATGTTCAACTTAAGGTAAGACCAAAAGAACAGTAA
- a CDS encoding MFS transporter, with protein MNEKGSLLRNIRNNIRYYVTGNVGILLLTWFLYAIGNALTIPYFSIYLKMLGANAIDIGLTYSISIIAQLITVIPGGYLTDTLGRRLSIIIGTWLITITSFLMVIAPNWQLLAVFYAINMAAAFYQPALLAILIDSLPRDRYASGILITSILPQIPWLVLPPIGGFLINKYGLLGIRFAYLISSIISTIVAVIRQLAIKETLNNKLSKASLREFLHSYYLLRNIINLPSDLLITYISALIIAIAVMPVNTLLSIYVVYKLGLSTVYWGYLVSISYAAYIIIGIFLMFYVDKYRNKLLISGIIINTVGSAIGLLENAYSTIGYLLLLQIGTQLAMTAIQSKLGSSISIDRRGYGMSMLIVFQLVGQTIGSYVTGELYKVSTGSIFLIPLILSLSSIMMISLYRMKLNR; from the coding sequence ATGAATGAGAAGGGATCATTGTTGCGCAATATAAGAAATAACATTAGGTATTACGTAACAGGTAACGTGGGAATTCTATTACTTACTTGGTTCCTTTATGCAATTGGTAATGCATTAACAATACCTTATTTTTCAATTTACTTAAAGATGCTTGGTGCTAATGCCATAGATATTGGATTAACATATTCCATTTCAATAATTGCTCAGTTAATCACTGTGATACCAGGTGGGTACTTAACGGATACATTGGGCCGCAGATTATCAATAATAATAGGGACTTGGTTAATAACCATAACTTCGTTCCTAATGGTTATTGCACCCAATTGGCAATTGCTCGCAGTCTTTTATGCCATAAACATGGCCGCTGCGTTTTATCAACCCGCACTACTTGCAATCTTGATAGATTCATTACCACGGGATAGGTACGCCAGCGGAATCTTAATCACATCAATACTACCTCAAATACCCTGGTTAGTATTACCACCAATTGGCGGCTTTCTAATTAATAAATATGGATTGCTTGGTATTAGGTTTGCGTATTTAATCTCATCAATAATATCGACAATCGTAGCAGTAATTAGGCAATTAGCCATTAAAGAAACCTTAAACAATAAATTAAGCAAAGCATCCCTTAGGGAGTTCCTGCATTCCTATTATCTTTTAAGGAATATCATTAATTTACCTAGTGACTTGTTGATCACTTATATCTCAGCCTTAATAATAGCAATTGCGGTGATGCCCGTTAATACATTACTATCTATATACGTTGTTTATAAACTAGGACTAAGTACAGTTTATTGGGGTTACTTAGTATCGATTTCATACGCAGCATACATAATAATAGGCATTTTCTTAATGTTTTATGTCGATAAGTATAGAAATAAGTTGCTTATTTCAGGGATTATAATAAATACGGTGGGTAGCGCAATAGGATTACTTGAAAATGCATACTCAACCATAGGATACCTACTCCTACTTCAGATCGGTACTCAGTTAGCCATGACAGCAATACAGAGCAAGTTGGGTAGCAGTATTAGTATTGATAGGAGGGGTTACGGAATGAGCATGTTAATAGTGTTTCAATTGGTTGGACAAACAATCGGTAGTTATGTAACAGGTGAATTGTATAAAGTAAGTACAGGGTCCATATTCTTAATACCGCTTATTCTCTCACTTAGTTCGATAATGATGATTAGCCTGTATAGGATGAAACTTAATAGGTAG
- a CDS encoding ABC transporter permease, with amino-acid sequence MKVSRLSILYAVMINELKIISREPGGLALLIILPYFVAGGMAFIASFFVKITSGVFLRQFIGFEVLMLSMIMMQTGARFLWEEKRGGRLEFLLATPTSMYIVLFGTSMVMIIMNIGAFTIASLPLFYAEYGLVGTIKLALALLLLFIGLLPLYGLGLLIAGLVMKLNDADTVMNILTPILTILSGTTYPIYVLPWWIKELIYVLPMYITFHSMYLESASHESITFIVYLIIATIIYLLLGVTSYAKLERSFRSRGI; translated from the coding sequence ATGAAGGTAAGTAGACTAAGTATACTCTATGCAGTAATGATAAATGAGCTGAAGATAATAAGTAGGGAGCCGGGTGGCTTAGCGTTGCTAATAATACTTCCATACTTTGTTGCTGGTGGTATGGCCTTCATAGCCTCGTTTTTCGTGAAGATAACCAGTGGTGTTTTCCTTAGGCAATTTATTGGGTTCGAGGTACTAATGCTATCAATGATAATGATGCAAACAGGGGCTCGATTTCTATGGGAGGAAAAGAGGGGTGGACGGCTTGAGTTTTTGCTTGCAACGCCAACAAGTATGTACATAGTGTTATTTGGTACGTCTATGGTAATGATAATAATGAACATAGGTGCCTTCACAATAGCTTCCTTGCCATTGTTCTATGCAGAGTATGGATTGGTCGGAACCATAAAATTAGCATTGGCGTTGCTCTTATTATTCATTGGGTTATTGCCTCTTTACGGGCTTGGCTTATTAATAGCGGGGCTTGTTATGAAATTGAATGACGCCGATACAGTAATGAACATCTTAACACCAATATTAACAATACTCTCTGGAACTACGTATCCAATATATGTATTGCCATGGTGGATCAAGGAACTTATCTACGTATTACCTATGTATATTACTTTCCACTCTATGTACCTGGAGAGTGCTAGTCATGAAAGTATCACCTTTATTGTATATTTAATAATTGCGACAATAATTTACCTATTACTCGGTGTGACTTCGTATGCCAAGCTTGAAAGAAGCTTTAGGAGCAGGGGTATTTAG